The Gemmatimonadaceae bacterium genome includes the window TCTCCACGCGGAGCTGATGCTCGTAAGCGCTGCGGGCGATCTCTTCCTGAAAGAATCCACTCGCTATCGCCGCCTCGGCCCCGCCCAGGGCATCGGATCGCGCAATCAGCTCGAGAGCCCGCTTCTCCACTTCGTCGGTGAGAGCCTCGACGTAATAGCTGCCGCCGAGCGGGTCGGCCGTATTCGGAACTCCCGACTCGTAGGCGATGATCTGCTGCGTTCGTAACGCCAGCGTCGCCGCTCCGGCGGTCGGCAGCGCCAGTGCTTCGTCGAATCCGTTCGTGTGCAGAGACTGCGTTCCACCGAGGGTGGCGGCCAGCGCCTGGACAGCGACCCGAACGACGTTATTCAACGGCTGCTGCGCAGTCAGCGTGACTCCCCCGGTCTGCACATGAAACCGCATGCGGCAGCTCGCGTCAGCAGCTCGAAAACGGTCCCGCATGATGCGCGCATACATCCGGCGCGCCGCGCGGAATTTCGCAATCTCCTCGAACAGATCGTTGTGAGCTGCAAAGAAGAAGGACAGTCGCGGGGCGAACTCGTCTACCTTCAAGCCTGCCTCGATTGCCCGTGAGACGTACTCGATCGTATTCGCCAACGTGAAAGCGAGCTCCTGCACCGCGGTTGCTCCAGCTTCGCGAATGTGGTAGCCGGAAATGGAAATTGGATTCCATCCCGGGAGCTCTGCCGCAGAGAATCGGAATACCTCGGCAATGAGACGGAGACTCGGCTCGGGCGGGTAGATGTACGTGCCGCGTGCGATGTACTCCTTCAGGATATCGTTCTGAATCGTCCCGCTGAGCTTGTCCCTCGGGATTCCGCGCTCTTCCGCGACGACTATGTACATCGCCAGAAGCGTGGCGGCAGTCGCATTGATCGTCATCGAGGTCGACACGCGCGCGAGATCGATCTGGTCGAGCAATACGTGCATGTCCTCGACGGTGTCGATCGCCACTCCGGCCCGACCTACTTCGCCGTACGCCCGCGGAGAATCGGAGTCGAGCCCCATCTGTGTCGGAAGGTCGAACGCTACGGACAATCCGGTCTGCCCGGCTATGAGAAGGTGGCGGAAGCGCTCGTTCGTCTCGCGCGCCGTGCCGAATCCGGCGTACTGCCGCATGGTCCACAGGCGGCCGCGGTACATGTCGGGCTGAATGCCGCGCGTGAACGGAAAAACGGCCGGATCGCCGAGCGTAGTCGCGTAGTCGCGAGGGGGCTCCTCGGGACGATAAACCGGCTGGAGCGAAATCCCCGACGGAGAGCTTTTCTCGGCGGGCTCGCCGCCCCGCGTCATCGGGCCGCTAGAGGCCGCTTTTCCGCCACCGCTCCGCCGAGCATCGTCTGCGCAATCTCGACGTCTGACTTGCTGCCGATGTACAGCGGAGTTCTCTGGTGAAGATCGGTCGGGTCGATGTCGAGAATCCGGCGCGTCCCGTCGATCGCAGCTCCTCCGGCCTGCTCGACGATGAAGGAGAGGGGATTCGCCTCGTACAGGAGTCTGAGCTTTCCGCGCGTGCTCTTTTCGTTCGCCGGATACGCGAACACCCCACCGCCAAGGAGATTGCGGTGGAAATCGGCGACCAGCGAGCCAACGTAGCGCACGCTCATCGGCTTCCGCTCGCCGTCGAGCCCGCGGTAGCGCCGCATCAACGCTCTTACGTCCTCGTCCCAGAGCGGCTCGTACGAATCATTCACGGAGAGATAGCGGCCTGTTTTCGGAATCCGAATATCGGGGTGCGACAGCAGGAATTCGCCGATGGAAGGATCGAGCGTAAAGCCGTGGGCGCCCTGACCCGTGGTGTACACGAGCATCGTGCTCGAGCCGTAAATCACGTAGCCGGCCGCCACCTGCCGGCGCCCTGGCTGAAGCATGTCTTCCATCTCGCCACGCGTGCCGCGCGTGATCTTCCGAACCACCGAGAAGATTGTTCCGACGGGAACGTTGACATCGATGTTCGACGAGCCGTCGAGAGGGTCGAAAAGGAGGCAGTACTTGCCACAGCGGAATCGTTCCGGAATGCCGATGATCCCCGGCTCTTCCTCTGACGCCATCGCGCACAATCGACCGCTGTGGTCGACTGCCTTGATTATGATCTCATTGGCGATCACATCCAGCTTCGCCTGAATCTCTCCCTGGACATTCATGTCCTCAGTGGCGCCGAGGATATCCGCGAGGCCCGCGCTGCGGACCTTGTTGGCGATCATCTTGGCGGCCAGAGCCATGTCGTACAGGATGCCGGAAAGCTCGCCGGTGGCTTCCGGATGGAGTTTTTCCTGCTCGATGATGAACCGCTCGATCGTGACGACCGATGTGGCAGTATGCTTCACTTAGGCTTCCTCGTCGGGAGGTGTGCGAACTGTCTGCGCAAGCCGGCGCGCGGCATACGTTCGCGCATCCACCTCGTAGCGGTTGAGGTGATATCCCCGTCGTATGCTCTCCCAAATGTAACGCAGCGGAAAACTCCTGCGCTCCCGAAACTGCTCTACGTGCCTTAGCTCGTGTAGCAGCAGCGGAGCGTCTATTGCGGTGCGCGGCCCGAAGAAGATCGTATGGCCCAGCGTAACGGCCGCAACGGCGGTCTGCCCGATGACCCAGCCGGCGAGTCGCGGCGCAAGTCCCCCGCGACGAAGCCGCATCTGAGCGAGCTCGGGGTACTTCCGAAGCAGCTCGTCCGGCATCTGCATCGCCTCACCAATCAGTGTGCTGCCGATGCGGGTGAGATATCCCATCGCTGGCCTTCCGCCTCCAGAGTGATGGCACGGCCATCGGTTCTCACGATGATAGTGCCGCGCTGATCAGTACGCACGACTTGCGCCCCTACGCGCCTCAGCGCGGCGAGGACATCAGCGCTCGGATGGCCGTAGATGTTGTCAGCCCCTACGGAAATGATTGCCGCAGATGGCTGAACCGCCGCGAGAAACGCCTCGCTGCTGCTGGTCGAGCTGCCGTGGTGCCCGACCTTCAGCACGTCTGCAGCAAGTTCGTCGCGAGCGTGTTCGAGAAGCCAGCCCTCCTCCGCCTCCTCCGCATCGCCCACCAGAAGAAATCGCACAGAACCGTGTCGGATGAGGGCGATAGTGCTCGCTTCATTTGGGTCGACCAGGGACGCGGTCCATGCGGAATCGGGTGCCAGAAACTCGACCGTGACTCCGTCGATGGCGAAGCGATCGCTCGGGTGGACACGCTGCCATCGCAC containing:
- a CDS encoding methylmalonyl-CoA mutase family protein; its protein translation is MTRGGEPAEKSSPSGISLQPVYRPEEPPRDYATTLGDPAVFPFTRGIQPDMYRGRLWTMRQYAGFGTARETNERFRHLLIAGQTGLSVAFDLPTQMGLDSDSPRAYGEVGRAGVAIDTVEDMHVLLDQIDLARVSTSMTINATAATLLAMYIVVAEERGIPRDKLSGTIQNDILKEYIARGTYIYPPEPSLRLIAEVFRFSAAELPGWNPISISGYHIREAGATAVQELAFTLANTIEYVSRAIEAGLKVDEFAPRLSFFFAAHNDLFEEIAKFRAARRMYARIMRDRFRAADASCRMRFHVQTGGVTLTAQQPLNNVVRVAVQALAATLGGTQSLHTNGFDEALALPTAGAATLALRTQQIIAYESGVPNTADPLGGSYYVEALTDEVEKRALELIARSDALGGAEAAIASGFFQEEIARSAYEHQLRVESGATPVVGVNRFTDAAPEPPVPGPDYTSLEADQAASLADVRKRRYKGAVDRALVALGASADTLCSSGGHESNIMERVIDAVRARATAGEISDKLRESFGTHDPAA
- the fbp gene encoding class 1 fructose-bisphosphatase, giving the protein MKHTATSVVTIERFIIEQEKLHPEATGELSGILYDMALAAKMIANKVRSAGLADILGATEDMNVQGEIQAKLDVIANEIIIKAVDHSGRLCAMASEEEPGIIGIPERFRCGKYCLLFDPLDGSSNIDVNVPVGTIFSVVRKITRGTRGEMEDMLQPGRRQVAAGYVIYGSSTMLVYTTGQGAHGFTLDPSIGEFLLSHPDIRIPKTGRYLSVNDSYEPLWDEDVRALMRRYRGLDGERKPMSVRYVGSLVADFHRNLLGGGVFAYPANEKSTRGKLRLLYEANPLSFIVEQAGGAAIDGTRRILDIDPTDLHQRTPLYIGSKSDVEIAQTMLGGAVAEKRPLAAR
- a CDS encoding DUF4157 domain-containing protein, giving the protein MGYLTRIGSTLIGEAMQMPDELLRKYPELAQMRLRRGGLAPRLAGWVIGQTAVAAVTLGHTIFFGPRTAIDAPLLLHELRHVEQFRERRSFPLRYIWESIRRGYHLNRYEVDARTYAARRLAQTVRTPPDEEA